From the genome of bacterium, one region includes:
- a CDS encoding bifunctional 5,10-methylenetetrahydrofolate dehydrogenase/5,10-methenyltetrahydrofolate cyclohydrolase has protein sequence MSATLLEGAPIADRIKEDVKAAIAALGQTPKLAAILATDNKGAEFYAKSQGKACEEVGIDFDLQTLAPDASQGEIEAKIADLNADPSVTGIILLMPVPPGVDGRALQRCIDPQKDVDGVHPVNLGGVVQGSHVLAPCTAQAVYALVEASGVPLFCDPMESMGKGAEVVMVGHSEIVGKPSALLLLDKFCTVTVCHIGTKDLKAHTTAADVLIVAVGKAGLIRGEHIKPGGIVIDVGINRVKTEDGKSKIVGDVVFDEAAEIASQITPVPGGVGTVTTAMLLKNIMDAAKLQA, from the coding sequence ATGTCCGCCACATTGCTTGAGGGGGCGCCCATCGCCGACCGCATCAAGGAGGACGTGAAGGCGGCCATCGCCGCCCTGGGCCAGACGCCCAAGCTGGCCGCAATCCTGGCCACCGACAACAAGGGCGCCGAGTTCTACGCCAAGAGCCAGGGCAAGGCCTGCGAGGAAGTCGGCATAGACTTCGACCTGCAGACCCTTGCCCCCGACGCCAGCCAGGGCGAGATTGAGGCGAAGATCGCCGACCTGAACGCCGACCCGTCGGTGACCGGCATCATCCTGCTCATGCCCGTGCCCCCCGGTGTGGACGGCAGGGCCCTGCAGCGCTGCATTGACCCGCAGAAGGACGTGGACGGCGTCCACCCGGTGAACCTCGGCGGGGTCGTGCAGGGCAGCCACGTGCTGGCCCCGTGCACGGCGCAGGCGGTCTATGCCCTCGTCGAGGCCTCCGGCGTGCCGCTGTTCTGCGACCCGATGGAGTCCATGGGCAAGGGGGCCGAGGTCGTGATGGTCGGTCATTCCGAGATCGTCGGCAAGCCCAGCGCGCTGCTGCTGCTGGACAAGTTCTGCACGGTCACGGTCTGCCACATCGGCACGAAGGACCTCAAGGCCCACACGACGGCAGCGGACGTGTTGATCGTCGCGGTCGGCAAGGCGGGCCTCATCAGGGGCGAGCATATCAAGCCCGGCGGCATCGTCATTGACGTGGGCATCAACCGCGTGAAGACCGAGGACGGCAAGAGCAAGATCGTGGGCGACGTGGTGTTCGACGAGGCGGCCGAGATCGCCAGCCAGATCACCCCGGTCCCCGGCGGGGTGGGTACGGTGACGACGGCGATGCTGCTCAAGAACATCATGGACGCAGCGAAGCTGCAGGCGTAG
- a CDS encoding cyclodeaminase/cyclohydrolase family protein gives MLTSQTVREYAARLAAGEPTPGGGSAAALVGALAVALGEMAANFTRGKDTWERVEAPLARLEQLRETLLDLTDADPEAYAPVAAAYAMPRATEEEKAARREAIQAALKQAAHVPLQVVGRVADAIAELPALAEHANRNLLSDVGVAAAFALAALKTGWLNVEVNLASIKDEEYVEDIRGAWQERLCEAEKTAAVVWEQVSEAISG, from the coding sequence ATGTTGACGTCACAGACCGTGCGAGAGTACGCCGCCCGACTGGCGGCCGGCGAGCCGACCCCGGGCGGCGGTAGCGCGGCCGCCCTGGTGGGGGCCCTCGCCGTGGCCCTCGGAGAGATGGCCGCGAACTTCACCCGCGGGAAGGACACCTGGGAGCGCGTCGAGGCCCCCCTGGCGCGTCTGGAGCAGCTCCGCGAGACCTTGCTCGACCTCACTGACGCCGACCCCGAGGCCTATGCCCCGGTCGCAGCCGCCTATGCCATGCCCCGCGCCACGGAAGAGGAGAAGGCCGCGCGCCGGGAGGCCATTCAGGCGGCGCTCAAGCAGGCCGCGCACGTGCCGCTGCAGGTCGTGGGCCGCGTGGCCGACGCCATCGCCGAGCTGCCCGCTCTGGCCGAGCACGCCAACAGGAACTTGCTCAGCGACGTGGGAGTGGCCGCGGCCTTCGCTCTGGCGGCCCTCAAGACAGGATGGCTCAACGTGGAGGTCAACCTCGCCAGCATCAAGGACGAGGAGTATGTCGAGGACATCCGCGGCGCGTGGCAGGAACGCCTGTGCGAGGCGGAGAAGACTGCCGCAGTTGTGTGGGAGCAGGTCTCAGAGGCCATCTCCGGGTGA